The DNA window AACAAGAGAGATTTCACCCTTCACCTCTCTCTCAAATTTCTCTGTTTCACTCAAAAGATGAAGAACAGTAGCAatagcaacagcaacagcaacactAAGCTTATTCTTCTTCATCCTTATATCCAAAAACAAGGAGGCTCCAATCGGTTATGGCTCCTTGCCTTTGTATCATTCTTCACTATTGCTTTCCTTCTTACACTAATCTACACAAGAGAGATCTTACCTATCAAATCCACTACGACCACCACCATGGTCACAGCTGGCTCGGCTTCTAGCTCTACCTTTGGCAATATTAATGCACCACTGCCAACATCAGTAATCAATACTCTCCTCCACTATGCCTCAAGATCCAATGACAGTTTCCATATGTCGCATGCCGAAATCAAACCAATCTCTGATGTACTTAGAAAGTGCTCATCTCCTTGTAACTTTCTTGTTTTTGGTCTAACACACGAGACCCTACTCTGGAAAGCTCTAAACCACAATGGACGCACAGTTTTCATCGAAGAAAATCGCTACTACGCAGCTTATTATGAAGAGTTACATCCTGAGATTGATGTCTTTGATGTCCAATACACAACCAAGATGAAAGAAATGAGAGAACTTATAGCCTCCACCAACAAACAGATAAAAAATGAATGCAGGCCAGTGCAGAATTTACTCTTCTCGGAGTGTAAGCTTGGGATTAATGACTTGCCTAATCATGTCTATGAGGTTGACTGGGATCTGATATTGGTTGATGGGCCTAGAGGGGATGGACCAGATGGTCCAGGAAGGATGACACCAATCTTCACAGCTGGTGTTCTAGCTAGGAGCAGGAAGGCTAGCAATGCCAAGACTCACATATTTGTGCACGATTACTACAGAAATGTGGAGAAAATTTATGGTGATGAGTTCTTGTGCAGAGAGAACTTGGTGGAGTCTAATGACATGCTTGCTCATTTTATAGTAGAGAAAATGGACGAGAATAGCTTCCATTTCTGTCGCAACCATACATCAACTTCACCATCCTAATTGTTTTGATGATCCTCTTGATCATGATAAGCAAAGTGCCGATGGGTCAATGGTGGTGtaaagaaggtaaaaaaaaatcgtgGTTTATTTATGATCATTTGAAATTCTTATaccctccttttccttttttcttttttcttctttctttttgtttggtgGGGAGTCTAAAAGTTATTCTTTTTTGGCAATGCAAGTTGTAATTTCATGGAATTGGAAGTCTCCATTGTCATTTTTGTGTTACTTACTTCTCCTTGTTCATTGTTATAGCAGCATCACGTTTAAATGTCAGAGATAAGTCAATATTGCAGATGGAACAATTTAGTGCAGAAATTGATCTCATATTGCACATGGtttcaaaaccagaaaaacagACATGGGATTTTCTGCAGAGGCAATCACAATATTGCCTCCAGGCAAAATCATGAATGAGAAGCACAGTCAAagtattgtataattaattgtttgataacgtggttgaaattaaaaagatattaaattaatatttttttaatatttttatctagaatataaaaaacatgtaaaaaaactatccaaaataatcaatatatatatatttttttaactcaaaaacacTTCCAACCACGTAGAAAAAATACAGCTTCTGGTATCCAAAGAAGCATAGTGCCGAAGTGCTAAATATTCGATATAATCTTCCTCCCTCAACGTCATAGTGGGATCATACATAATTATATTTCCAAATTATTGAGCTCAATAATGCATGATCAAGGTCATCAATGGACAATTTGGAACGACTAGATTCCTTTAGTACGGCTTAGAGTCAACAATGTGACTTGCCCTGCGCATAGCGATGCCTTATCCACTAAAAAACAAGAGAGCCATCAAGCCGGCTTGGCTCTTGTTAACCATTAAACAGGAGGGTCTTTCACAAATTTAAACGAGTAAATATGTTTACTGAGTGATATCatgaagtttatttatttttgaagaatgggaaaaaactaaaaaaaatattcttatcaagacAAACAAAATGTATATATAGTACGTAGTtcgttttaaataatttattctaaCCAAAGGATATTCATTAAATTAACTGAataaatgtaaattattttctagctaaatttgtttaaattaaatgtGAGTGGTTAGCAAggatttttttgcatatttacactctctttttttatcgtCATATATCTTCGAATGATATTCCATAACAAGTTCATGTCATGTGGGATTGTGGGAACATTTtagggattttttattttattttttatctaataatctattttataaataagaaCTTTAAGATACATTTGTGTAGTGTGTGtgagatttaataaatttgaaaaatacaaaaaatatatatataaatttaaaattcaattgttCTTggtatattaatttcaagattaaaccaaatttaaaacaaacagtTATTGGTTTAGTTTGGTCctcttttctatttaaaaaaccaaattagtCCGCCTTTTTGAGTTTTACCTAGAGGTTATAATGTAGAGCtcgtttatttttgtatttcaaaaatatttttgaaaaaattaaaattttttattatacttcaaattaagtttttaggtgttttcagatcgttttgatgtgttgatgtcaaaaataaattttaaaaaataaaaaatatattatttctatatatttcaaagcaaaaacatactttgaaaaacaatcactactaTAACACCAATATAACACCAAACAGGTTCATAATGGAccttactgttttttttaaaaaaatatttcttttgtttagtttagttttttgtgtttctcaaatctaaaactaaatccgaattaaattatttttaaaattttcttaattagcttttttggtttgatatcccagtttagtttttttctattaatttatgtaatgtttgtttttgaataatttgattatttagttattttgcTCACTCATAATTCTTAGACTACTCACCCTAACTCATTAGCACAGTTAGTGATGGTGTTCTTGAAATTCATGTGAGTTTTAAGGATTAATAAAGATAGGGTATGGGTCAATTGTGCAATTAAGTCTTTTTCAGTGTCcatactttaattttattacatttcaatctctaaatataaaaagaaaaaagaagcgaCGAGAGAAAGCATTTATTAATGATGGTTAAGGGTCCTTACATGGTGGGTAAATGAGATTAGATGTAACATAATACCttgaacaaattaataatatcattaatcATTTCATAATGGCATAACgtgtaaaataagaatttttttcacattgttgaggttttaaaaatatttatattttcttgttttaaaagtaATGTTGCCATCATAGATAACTTTGCTTCTTGAAAGCAATTGACTAGATAACTAGAATAGTAACTTAGATGAGTATTGACAAGGCATTTTTAAACCcaacaatataaatttataaaaataaagagtctTGTAAAAGTATGTTTAAGAATCTCATACTAATTACTTCCATTGCCCGTTAAACAATGTTCAAAAGAGAAGGCTTGACATCGGACCATATTATTATGGGTTGATCGATGGATAATAGAAACAATTTACTCATAAATACATGTTTAAGATCTCATATTGAAAATGATTGTGTATTAACTGACCTATTATATACTAAGCAACATTTAAAGGATATGGCCTGATATTAGACCATACAATTATGGGTTATTCaactgataataaaaataatgaacatatgaaaacaagtttaaaaCTTACACATTAAAAAGGAATGTGTACAAATTGACTTTATTATCTACTAAGCAACACCTGAAAGACATGACCTAATATCAAACCATACAATCTTGGGTAGatcaatgaataataaaaacaattaacacttaaaaacaagtttaaaatcatatattaaaaaggaTTATGTACTAATCAATTGCATTATTTGCTAAGCGACATCCAAAGAATAGAGTCCAGCCATACCTTCCTgagttgattaataaataaagaaaacaattaatatacaatcataaaaatggcatatatatatatatatatatatatatatatataaccatatttcttgAGGATTTTTATACACacgtaaaacaaataaaaacaatatttttattttttatataaaaataatttatcactACTTTATTAACACAAACTCATAATAAACAAGCATACATAAGATTTTCAATGTCAAGACTAAACCATTTACAAACAACATCtacacataaaatataaattctaaaaaatatcaatatataaattttataccaAGACCAAACCATTACGCTTAGAGAAACCTATCACAACCGAATCCTACCAACCCCATAGCAGAGTATTGATTCTGGTCTTATACCACCTTAAGAATAAATTTCTAAGTGGCATTATGGGGGGTTTGGTCACATTTTGGTATGGACCCCAACATTTCAGGTATTtctcaataataacaataatatgcaataaattaaaaattataaaaaataatcaatatttttatcacaAACATTCAATACcatgttgaaaattatttaagaatccATTTGGGATTTGAAAATCAACCTTCTAGAGTAAATAAAGTCGAGTTGAAGCTACTTGAATAAAGGGAGGTAGTGTCGGCATGTGCAGTTCACACACTGCCATGATTAGTGGCGCATGGATCAACATTTTAATGGCTTGAGAGGCACGTGATTGACTGGATTGGGTAgccctctttctcttctttctttccacGCCAACAATGTCGCTAACAATGACTTGAAATGAGAGATTAAGCATGAGAagtttcaatttggtttttttttctcttcctttctctGGGTTGTCGGGTCGGTTAGACTATAGTTGTCTTGTATATTGCTACTGCTAGAGAAGAGGAGGCTAGTAGGTGGTGAGTTGGCTTGGTCACTCTACTTAAGTGAAAAAAAGATTGTGATAATAGAGGGTTCGGTTCTAATCTACTAGGGAGAATAAAATGGTATTCTTAATGTGAATTGGCTTGGTTTTGGAAGGAGAAAGGGTTGTGGTGGTTGGATTGGTTTGTTCGGTGGTAATGCTAGTTTGTTGAGTCTAGTAATTGACAACATTAAAAGCAATTATGATTGTGTGACAACCTGTTATTAGCATTGGTTAGGTTAGGCCTCGTTGTTGGTTGTTGGGCTATGGTGGAGGTAGCAACGATGGTATGGGGGAAGGCATGGTGGCAAGGGTTGGTCTTGGGTTTTTGGTTCATAGGAAAGAGTAGGAGGAAGACGAATAtggtttttcctctcttttttttctctctctctctctactttattgttctctttttctttgcatgtttttaaccttttcttttcttttcctcttctctAGTATTCACCCCTTTTTATaccgtttaattttttttcctcccatGTATCCCCCATTTTATTCCTTGTTCTCTCATATTTCATCTCCTTGTAAAAATTTTCATACATTTCTCATCgtatcaccttttttttttccatattcatGTTTGTCTCTTACCCCTTCTTCAACTATCATTATGCTCactaaactttttatttacttttctttttcttttataatttttttcaaaatcttttatttttttgaaaatacatcaatatgaaaacaataaaagaaaagattgagaattataaaaaGGCCAAAAATtagctttaaaatatattgaaaaacagGGGGTAAAAACGAGAGatgacaaattaaaaagaaaagtcaagctTAAATATTTGTCCAATCATCTGTCTTTtgctttttgaaaaaatattagcctttttattttagtatttaattagcattaacatttttttcaatttattggttgatatattttttaaaaaaattatttcattaagcgtaaataacatttttatattttttaattaaaaaaatcatgattcaataaaatacattCATAACATTGGTACTTTTTTCTAATGCATTAAGAAttaacttgtaattttttttatggcataGTGTCGGTTATAATACTAGTGATTAACTAAAATCTGGTTTTGCTtagaccccgtttgtttgctggaaagtagttttttttggaaagtgaattccatgattgtgaattccgagaaagtgaattattttttgatatttggtagtgtaatgaaaaataagttgaaaaatattttctagtgtttggttatgtctgtaaaataacttattaatactttattttttcaagtttattaaaataatgaggaacaaatcttacaaattaaaaagttgaatgagaatgaaattgaaaaaaatatataatttcataaattatctcaaataaaataaataatagagatcaaatataaaaaattaaaaaaaaattgaaagatgaagaaattaaaataataataataattaatatttcataaattatttcaaataaaataagtaactatcaaaagaatgaggaccaaatttaatggataaaaaattttaattaaaaaatgataagggaaaagtaaataacagtgataaaaatgagaaccaaaattaatataaaaattaaattataagggatgaaattgaaaaacaaatattcaaaataatatatatataacaattaaaagtttgaggaccaaatttgatataatcagcaaataatatgatatttctaaatttttcacaactttcagaaagtgttttccacccaaaataaaaggaaaacactttcctggaaaccaagctaaattttttttgactggaaagtatttttcattgaccgaaaagtgttttccgttaattattttttgtaatggcaaataaataaataaaaaattaaaaaaaaacttttttaaaaattatttttttgataaacaaACGCAGCCTAAGCCATCTTCAAATTGCTCTGAAAACTCATCACCCAGAAGATAATgtaaaaatgagagaaatatataacttttaatttttccatgCTTCTTCTTCAGGTTTGTACTTACAagcttttcttaattatttaatttgaagcttCATTCCTTTCATGTAttctttttaaaagcatttctttttttttttctctccggAGATTATTCTTTACAGGCATTCATGGCCACTGACTTTCTTTTTGTGATGTACACTTTCTTGGGATGTTCTGCAAACGTAACCATCAATTCGACATTTCAAGATGATCAATAATTGCGTCAAACATTATTGCTTGTCAAATTAAACGTACATTACCACTGATATTTGGTACCCACCAGACAGGACTGATTTTTGCTGGTCTTCCTGTACTTGACTCGATAAAATTACAAcagaaaacttttttttttttaaaagaaacagaGTTGTTTAAAAgatgttagaaaaaaatcttgatCTGAGGTGTCAAGAATAAAGTTGTTTGATCTCGGATCTAGATCTTGGGCTGAATAGATCCTCGGATTACATGTTATAGCTTTGTTTACAACTTTATTTGATGTAATACTatatgattagttttttttaatgtaaaaaaagaatatgcagatattgataatgttttttccagcaataatagaaattttaattaccaaatcaaatttaatacatgtatttaataaaatagattaagaattatatttgtctataaatattttaaaaaaatattaacactaATAACTAAAGAATATGCCATCACGCTAAGAAATATATACCGATTAGATTTttaggatttgaacacataaaagaattgtataAATATGATAGTaattttgctaatgtttacaTTGTTTGTGAAACTTcaacttttaaaaagttttatagacttgatgaatatttgtttaaaaagagtcgtttgtgtgttccattaagttctatgcgtgaattgcttaTACTTGAAGCACACGGGAGCGGATTGATGAGGTATTTTAGTATTGTTAAAACTTTGAATGTATTGCATAAGCATTTTTATTGGtctaaaatgaaataaaaatgtgCAATgcatatatattaaatacataacttataagaaaataaagtttaggacTCAATCACATGACATGGCTTGTACATTTCTTTCCTgtaccaaataaataaaatataatgtttgAGCAATTTACAATAAAGTTTGGTATACTCACGTAAAAACATTATGCATCATCCCTGAATagtcttgaaattaaaaactaaaataaatgatatctAATTGAACCCAAAATTAATATGGGATGCAATTAGGACCCCAGTAATCCGAATATCAAAGTGGAGCTAATTCCGAGTTAATTTCGtccaattttttcttgtttagttttctgagAGAGAAACCAATTAACTGTTTTTTGAACGAACAATTTTGAACTTGCAATCTCTTTTCCGACTCAGTCAACCGATCACTGAGAGGCTGCCCATCCATGGCAACCGACTTCAAATCAATCCCAATTATAGGTAATCCACAtcttttctactttttattAAGACCCACTTTACATACGtacaaaaatatagttttaattgttttcttcattATCTAAACATGACAAGATTCAAGCTTTCAGTCATTAGTTTTAGTTATCCTTCTGAAACCGAAGCCTTCTTCTTGTCAAATTTAAGATTGTGTGTCATCTTTTCTCTTGCGTTATGCAGATATTAGTCCATTAGTGGCAAAGTGTGATGATCCGAAGAGAGTTC is part of the Populus trichocarpa isolate Nisqually-1 chromosome 7, P.trichocarpa_v4.1, whole genome shotgun sequence genome and encodes:
- the LOC7462596 gene encoding protein IRX15-LIKE — protein: MKNSSNSNSNSNTKLILLHPYIQKQGGSNRLWLLAFVSFFTIAFLLTLIYTREILPIKSTTTTTMVTAGSASSSTFGNINAPLPTSVINTLLHYASRSNDSFHMSHAEIKPISDVLRKCSSPCNFLVFGLTHETLLWKALNHNGRTVFIEENRYYAAYYEELHPEIDVFDVQYTTKMKEMRELIASTNKQIKNECRPVQNLLFSECKLGINDLPNHVYEVDWDLILVDGPRGDGPDGPGRMTPIFTAGVLARSRKASNAKTHIFVHDYYRNVEKIYGDEFLCRENLVESNDMLAHFIVEKMDENSFHFCRNHTSTSPS